A genomic segment from Streptomyces antibioticus encodes:
- a CDS encoding NAD(P)/FAD-dependent oxidoreductase, with amino-acid sequence MLEPAYQADVVVVGAGVAGLAAAHRLISAGVTTAVLEAAPYVGGRMSTEKVDGFRLDRIGQLLSTEWPELGLTPGLEGLVLRPFAPGVLLHSDGRHHRAGAQAGAGSARGALHAVRALASAPRAGALPRPRPGAGPVPAPRVRPGAPLGTAVDQARLGAALTRLAATSVERLLRRPESPAAEALAARGLPARTLDGFLRPLLAALLCDPDLATSSRCADLALRSFAAGRLCLPEGGAEVVPELLARTLPAGTVHTGVRVTSVSTTSVTTAEHGEFRCRAVLVATDARSAAELLPGLRVPGFHPVTVLHHTTDEPPPTGASLLLDADRGGPVAHTAVVSGVDPSRAPAGRALISSTVLGTPPDGVDTAVRMHLSRLYGVPTTRWETLAVQHTAEAVPAMRPPHDPRRPVRLLAGLYVCGDHRDTSTVQGALHSAHRAAAAIVTDLGATGSLHRADPAPGAERTAATAAVQAA; translated from the coding sequence GTGCTTGAGCCCGCGTACCAGGCAGACGTCGTCGTCGTGGGAGCCGGAGTCGCCGGTCTCGCCGCGGCGCATCGGCTCATCAGCGCAGGAGTGACGACCGCAGTCCTGGAGGCCGCCCCGTACGTCGGCGGCCGTATGTCGACCGAGAAGGTCGACGGCTTCCGGCTCGACCGCATCGGACAGTTGCTGTCCACGGAGTGGCCCGAACTGGGCCTGACCCCGGGGCTGGAGGGGCTCGTCCTGCGCCCGTTCGCCCCCGGGGTGCTGCTGCACAGCGACGGACGGCACCACCGCGCGGGCGCGCAGGCGGGCGCGGGGAGCGCAAGGGGCGCACTCCACGCCGTACGCGCCCTCGCGAGCGCCCCTCGGGCGGGCGCGCTGCCCCGGCCGCGCCCCGGCGCCGGGCCCGTGCCGGCGCCCCGGGTCCGGCCGGGCGCCCCGCTGGGCACCGCGGTGGACCAGGCCCGGCTGGGCGCCGCGCTGACCCGGCTCGCGGCCACCTCCGTCGAACGGCTGCTGCGGCGCCCGGAGTCCCCGGCCGCCGAGGCGCTCGCGGCGCGCGGTCTGCCCGCCCGGACGCTCGACGGGTTTCTGCGGCCGCTGCTGGCCGCGCTGCTCTGCGACCCGGACCTCGCCACCTCCAGCCGGTGCGCGGACCTCGCGCTGCGGTCGTTCGCGGCGGGCCGGCTGTGTCTGCCGGAGGGCGGCGCCGAGGTGGTGCCGGAGCTGCTGGCGCGGACCCTGCCCGCGGGCACCGTGCACACGGGCGTGCGGGTCACCTCGGTCTCCACGACCTCGGTGACCACCGCCGAACACGGCGAGTTCCGCTGCCGGGCCGTCCTGGTGGCCACCGACGCGCGCTCCGCGGCGGAGCTGCTGCCGGGCCTGCGGGTGCCCGGCTTCCACCCGGTGACGGTCCTGCACCACACCACGGACGAGCCGCCGCCGACCGGCGCCTCGCTGCTGCTGGACGCCGACCGGGGCGGCCCGGTCGCGCACACCGCCGTGGTCAGCGGTGTCGACCCGAGCCGGGCGCCCGCGGGCCGTGCGCTGATCTCCTCCACGGTCCTCGGCACCCCGCCCGACGGCGTCGACACCGCCGTACGGATGCATCTGTCGCGGCTCTACGGGGTGCCGACCACGCGCTGGGAGACGCTCGCCGTGCAGCACACCGCCGAGGCGGTGCCCGCGATGCGGCCGCCGCACGACCCGCGGCGTCCGGTACGGCTGCTGGCGGGCCTGTACGTGTGCGGCGACCACCGGGACACCAGCACGGTCCAGGGCGCGCTGCACTCGGCGCACCGGGCGGCGGCCGCGATCGTGACCGACCTCGGGGCGACGGGGTCGCTGCACCGCGCGGACCCCGCGCCCGGCGCCGAGCGGACCGCCGCGACGGCCGCCGTACAGGCCGCGTAG
- a CDS encoding regulator — MTERPAQRTPNRQLAALIAEAGFSNAGLARRVDQLGLEHGLDLRYDKTSVTRWLRGQQPRGTTPALIAEVFTRRLGRRLTAQDLGLDACAPVYAGLEFAGTPEEAVDIVGGLWRKDSGSHAELRKIAFTPAGLVVPSRDWLIGRADDKVARGEPQPRVPVQNRPAPKAPPAVPRQRGTVERGPGQRVTGGDISALRSVGELFRTLDNMYGGGHARQALVRYLEHECEPMLRGTYGEQTGRRLFAATADLTRLAGWTSFDIAAHGLAQRYFVQALRLSQAAGDRPYGSFVLVTMSRQAVYLGHGREAVQLARVAQQGVGTGAPPVVQALLHAAEARGHGVLGEVRACTAALVRAERALEAARAGDEVPHWARFFDEAQLADEFGHCHRDLQQFRAAVQHAERSLQLRPAAYARSRLFCRVVLASARLGLGELDQACQLAAEAAGQAAEMRSVRAVEYVRDFERRLEPYKDAAPARSYRDKVAALG; from the coding sequence ATGACGGAACGACCCGCGCAGCGCACTCCCAACCGCCAGCTCGCCGCGCTCATCGCAGAAGCGGGCTTCTCCAACGCGGGACTGGCCCGTCGCGTCGATCAGCTCGGGCTGGAGCACGGGCTGGATCTCAGATACGACAAGACCTCCGTCACCCGGTGGCTGCGCGGGCAGCAGCCCCGGGGCACCACCCCGGCCCTGATCGCCGAGGTCTTCACCCGGCGCCTGGGCCGCCGGCTCACCGCCCAGGACCTCGGCCTGGACGCCTGCGCGCCCGTCTACGCGGGCCTGGAGTTCGCCGGCACCCCCGAGGAGGCCGTCGACATCGTCGGCGGGCTGTGGCGCAAGGACTCCGGCAGCCACGCCGAACTCCGCAAGATCGCCTTCACCCCGGCGGGCCTGGTGGTGCCGAGCCGCGACTGGCTGATCGGCCGGGCCGACGACAAGGTGGCCCGCGGCGAACCGCAGCCGCGGGTGCCCGTGCAGAACCGCCCGGCCCCCAAGGCGCCCCCGGCCGTCCCCCGGCAGCGCGGCACCGTCGAGCGCGGCCCCGGCCAGCGGGTCACCGGCGGCGACATCTCCGCGCTGCGCTCGGTCGGCGAGCTGTTCCGCACCCTCGACAACATGTACGGCGGCGGCCACGCCCGCCAGGCCCTCGTGCGCTACCTGGAGCACGAGTGCGAGCCCATGCTGCGCGGCACCTACGGCGAGCAGACCGGCCGCCGGCTCTTCGCGGCCACCGCCGACCTCACCCGGCTGGCCGGCTGGACCTCCTTCGACATCGCCGCGCACGGCCTCGCCCAGCGTTACTTCGTCCAGGCCCTGCGGCTCTCCCAGGCGGCGGGCGACCGGCCGTACGGCTCCTTCGTGCTGGTCACCATGAGCCGCCAGGCCGTCTACCTCGGCCACGGCCGGGAGGCCGTGCAGCTCGCGCGCGTGGCCCAGCAGGGCGTCGGCACCGGCGCCCCGCCCGTCGTCCAGGCGCTGCTGCACGCCGCCGAGGCGCGCGGGCACGGCGTACTCGGCGAGGTGCGCGCCTGCACGGCCGCCCTGGTGCGGGCCGAGCGCGCCCTGGAGGCGGCCCGCGCCGGGGACGAGGTGCCGCACTGGGCCCGGTTCTTCGACGAGGCGCAGCTCGCCGACGAGTTCGGGCACTGCCACCGCGACCTCCAGCAGTTCCGGGCCGCCGTCCAGCACGCCGAGCGCTCCCTCCAGTTGCGCCCGGCGGCCTACGCCCGCAGCCGGCTGTTCTGCCGGGTCGTGCTCGCCTCCGCCCGGCTGGGCCTCGGCGAGCTGGACCAGGCGTGCCAGCTCGCCGCCGAGGCGGCGGGACAGGCCGCGGAGATGCGGTCGGTCCGCGCCGTCGAGTACGTCAGGGACTTCGAACGGCGCCTGGAGCCGTACAAGGACGCGGCCCCGGCCCGCAGCTACCGGGACAAGGTGGCGGCCCTCGGCTGA
- the lipB gene encoding lipoyl(octanoyl) transferase LipB yields the protein MGAISPFGLANGANVAERSQPIAHLDAHSSDRVRIDHRADGERADVQWRWRVTRLTTSREALAVSELRFVRRGFGAEAVEYQVAWDEQRRVHAARFADEIPDTVLLLEHPPVYTAGRRTADSERPLDGTPVVDVDRGGKITWHGPGQLVGYPIQKLPRPVDVVAHVRRLEEALIRTCAEFGLETTRVEGRSGVWVLGDPVERRPALGGLSLDFDPRLTDEEFDPRLNGPEYAPSNAGQRREDRKIAAIGIRVAKGVTMHGFALNVNPDNKWFDRIIPCGIRDAGVASLANELGRDVTIAEVLPVVERHLTEVMATAELRPRVIEPKAVEKVTEKTPAA from the coding sequence ATGGGTGCGATCAGCCCTTTTGGCCTCGCGAACGGCGCGAATGTAGCTGAGCGTAGCCAACCGATCGCACATCTCGACGCTCATTCATCCGATCGTGTGAGAATCGACCACCGGGCTGACGGGGAGCGCGCGGACGTACAGTGGCGTTGGCGCGTCACGCGCCTTACGACGTCCAGGGAGGCGCTTGCCGTGAGTGAGTTGCGGTTCGTCCGTAGGGGTTTCGGAGCCGAGGCCGTGGAGTACCAGGTGGCCTGGGACGAGCAGCGCCGGGTGCACGCGGCCCGGTTCGCCGACGAGATCCCCGACACCGTGCTGCTCCTGGAACATCCGCCCGTCTACACGGCCGGCCGGCGCACGGCCGACAGCGAGCGCCCCCTCGACGGCACCCCGGTGGTCGACGTGGACCGCGGCGGCAAGATCACCTGGCACGGTCCGGGCCAGCTCGTCGGCTACCCCATCCAGAAGCTGCCGCGCCCGGTCGACGTCGTCGCGCACGTACGGCGCCTCGAAGAGGCCCTGATCCGCACCTGCGCGGAGTTCGGTCTGGAGACCACCCGGGTCGAGGGCCGCAGCGGGGTCTGGGTGCTGGGCGACCCGGTGGAGCGACGGCCCGCGCTCGGCGGCCTCTCCCTGGACTTCGACCCCCGGCTCACCGACGAGGAGTTCGACCCGCGGCTCAACGGCCCGGAGTACGCCCCCTCCAACGCCGGGCAGCGCCGCGAGGACCGCAAGATCGCCGCCATCGGCATCCGGGTGGCCAAGGGCGTGACGATGCACGGCTTCGCGCTGAACGTGAACCCCGACAACAAGTGGTTCGACCGGATCATCCCGTGCGGGATCCGCGACGCGGGCGTGGCGTCCCTGGCGAACGAACTGGGCCGCGACGTCACCATCGCCGAGGTGCTGCCGGTCGTGGAGCGCCATCTGACGGAGGTCATGGCGACCGCGGAGCTGCGGCCGAGGGTGATCGAACCGAAGGCGGTCGAAAAAGTAACCGAGAAGACACCGGCGGCCTGA
- the lipA gene encoding lipoyl synthase gives MSAVAPDGRKMLRLEVRNSQTPIERKPEWIKTRAKMGPEYTKMQNLVKSEGLHTVCQEAGCPNIYECWEDREATFLIGGDQCTRRCDFCQIDTGKPEALDRDEPRRVGESVVTMDLNYATITGVARDDLEDGGAWLYAETVRQIHEQTAAREAGRTKVELLAPDFNAVPELLAEVFASRPEVFAHNVETVPRIFKRIRPGFRYERSLKVITEARDYGLVTKSNLILGMGETREEVSEALKQLHEAGCELITITQYLRPSVRHHPVERWVKPQEFVELKEEAEQIGFSGVMSGPLVRSSYRAGRLYQMAIEKRGAFVAVQAV, from the coding sequence GTGTCCGCAGTCGCACCCGACGGACGCAAGATGCTGCGCCTGGAGGTCCGCAACAGCCAGACCCCCATCGAGCGCAAGCCCGAGTGGATCAAGACCCGGGCGAAAATGGGCCCCGAGTACACGAAGATGCAGAACCTCGTGAAGAGCGAGGGCCTGCACACCGTGTGCCAGGAGGCCGGCTGCCCCAACATCTACGAGTGCTGGGAGGACCGCGAGGCCACCTTCCTCATCGGCGGCGACCAGTGCACCCGGCGCTGCGACTTCTGCCAGATCGACACCGGCAAGCCCGAGGCGCTCGACCGTGACGAACCCCGCCGGGTCGGCGAGTCCGTCGTCACCATGGACCTGAACTACGCCACCATCACCGGCGTCGCGCGCGACGACCTGGAGGACGGCGGCGCCTGGCTCTACGCCGAGACGGTCCGCCAGATCCACGAGCAGACCGCCGCCCGTGAGGCCGGCCGCACCAAGGTCGAGCTGCTCGCCCCGGACTTCAACGCCGTACCGGAGCTGCTGGCCGAGGTCTTCGCCTCCCGCCCCGAGGTCTTCGCGCACAACGTCGAGACGGTCCCGCGGATCTTCAAGCGGATCCGCCCCGGCTTCCGCTACGAGCGCTCCCTGAAGGTGATCACCGAGGCCCGCGACTACGGCCTGGTCACCAAGTCGAACCTGATCCTCGGCATGGGCGAGACCCGTGAGGAGGTCAGCGAGGCGCTGAAGCAGCTCCACGAGGCGGGCTGCGAGCTGATCACCATCACCCAGTACCTGCGTCCGTCCGTGCGCCACCATCCGGTGGAGCGCTGGGTGAAGCCGCAGGAGTTCGTGGAGCTGAAGGAGGAGGCCGAGCAGATCGGTTTCTCCGGCGTGATGTCGGGCCCGCTGGTGCGTTCCTCGTACCGCGCCGGGCGCCTCTACCAGATGGCGATCGAGAAGCGCGGCGCCTTCGTGGCCGTTCAGGCCGTGTGA
- a CDS encoding SCO2195 family GlnR-regulated protein: protein MQAAPVRATAIPSFSTALRAVESLLMSSGQRTARRNAWTSVLEDRRRAKDRVETQRVIESVTAVRS, encoded by the coding sequence ATGCAGGCCGCGCCCGTTCGCGCCACCGCGATCCCGTCCTTCAGCACCGCCCTGCGCGCCGTCGAGTCGCTCCTCATGAGCAGCGGACAGCGCACCGCCCGTCGCAACGCGTGGACCTCCGTGCTGGAGGACCGCCGTCGTGCCAAGGACCGGGTCGAGACGCAGCGCGTCATCGAATCGGTCACCGCCGTCCGTTCCTGA